The genomic interval GCGGTTGAAGCTGCCGGCATCGACTATCAGGAAGTGCGTCGCTACCACCAGTGGGACGAAGAGACCATCATCCAGCGAGTGCGCGAGCTGTACGAACAGGGCGTGCCTTTGAACGCGAAAAACGTGGAAGAGATAGATATTCCGCTCATCACCGCAGCACGGCGACGGTTTGAGTCGTGGGATAAAGCCTTGCAGGCGGCAGGGCTGGACTACAAGCAGATTGTGTTGCGTCGCCCCTTCAGGCGTCGCGCACGCGGCGGCGAAGGACAGGAAGAAGTCAGCGATAACGGCAACAGCGAATAACGCACCCCCAGAGGGAGCGGCTTTTGCCCTCTGCTCCGCGACCGCCAAACACCTTTTTGCGACGGGACGCGAGAACGAGTGCAGAAGCCGCTCCCTTGCTGCAGCTATGCATTCCCATGAATGCTCTACTCTCCTTGTTTGACAAGTTTTGCATGTCGGTGTATACTATAGCGGATTTACAATCGGTGGGCGGGAAACTTGTTTGAAAGCCTGACGGAAAAACTGCAGACGGTCTTTCGACGGCTGAGCAATCAGGGCAAGGTCACCGAGCAGGATGTGAACGAAGCCCTGCGGGAAGTGCGCATCGCCCTGCTGGAAGCGGATGTACACTTTAAGGTCGTCAAGGACTTTATCGCGCGTGTGCGCGAGCGCGCCATAGGGCAGGAGGTGCTGGAAAGCCTCACCGCCACCCAGCAGGTCATTAAAATCGTGCACGAAGAGCTGGTCAGCCTGCTCGGCGATGGGGCAGAAGGTGTCCGATTTGCGCCCAGGCCTCCCACCGTCATCTTGCTGTGCGGTCTGCAGGGTTCCGGCAAGACCACCACCGCGGCGAAGCTGGGACTGTGGCTGCGCAAGCAAGGGCGTCGTCCGTTGCTGGTAGCGGCGGACGTGCATCGTCCAGCAGCAGTACAGCAGCTGAAGGTGCTGGGACAGAACCTGCAGATACCGGTTTTTGCGATAGATAACAGTAAGGACGCGGTGCGTATTGCCCACGAAGCCCTGCACTATGCCGTGCAACAGGGGCACGACGTGGTGATTCTGGACACCGCGGGGCGCCTGCACATTGACAACGAAATGATGGACGAGGTGCGCCGCGTTAAGGAGGCCACCCAGCCCAATGAGGTGCTGCTCGTTCTGGATGCCATGACCGGTCAGGATGCAGTGCGGGTAGCGGAGGAGTTTCACCGCCACCTGGAGGTCGACGGCTTTATCCTCACCAAGCTGGATGGTGACACGCGCGGGGGCGCGGCAATCTCCATCCGTGCCGTCGTGGGCAAGCCCATCAAGTTCGTCGGCGTGGGCGAGAAGCCGGATGCGCTGGACGTTTTCCACCCCGACCGCATGGCGGGGCGCATCCTGGGCATGGGCGACGTGCTGACGCTGATCGAGAAGGCACAGCAGACCTTTGACCAGAAGCAGGTGGAGGAGCTGCAGCGCAAGCTGCGCCAGAACCAGTTTGACCTGAACGATTTCCTGATGCAGATGCGCCAGATGCAGCAGATGGGACCACTGGACCAGCTGCTGAAGATGATACCCGGTCTGGGTGCGCAGTTAAAGGACGTGCAGATAGAGCCGAAAGAATTAAAGCGTGTGGAAGCCATCATTCTTTCGATGACACAGGAGGAGCGCGCGAACCCGCACATCATCAACGCCAGCCGAAAGCGGCGCATTGCGCGGGGTAGCGGCACTACGGTGCACGAGGTGAACGAGCTGCTGTCGCAGTTCGAAGAGATGCGCCACATGATCCGAGAGCTAAACGCCTTACAGTCCGGAGGAGGCAAAGGCAAACGCAAGATACGCCTGCCTTTCTTCGGATAAAACACACAGAAAGGAGGGAGGTGGTTTGGCGGTCAGGATCCGACTCAAGCGCATGGGGGCGAAGAAGCGCCCGTTCTATCGTCTCGTGGTTGCACCCAGTACGGCACCGCGGGATGGACGGTTCATTGAAACCATCGGTTACTACAATCCGTTGACCGATCCCGCCACCGTTCAGGTGGACGCGGAGAAGGCACTGTACTGGCTGGAGCACGGAGCGCAACCTACCGACACGG from Bacillota bacterium carries:
- the ffh gene encoding signal recognition particle protein, yielding MFESLTEKLQTVFRRLSNQGKVTEQDVNEALREVRIALLEADVHFKVVKDFIARVRERAIGQEVLESLTATQQVIKIVHEELVSLLGDGAEGVRFAPRPPTVILLCGLQGSGKTTTAAKLGLWLRKQGRRPLLVAADVHRPAAVQQLKVLGQNLQIPVFAIDNSKDAVRIAHEALHYAVQQGHDVVILDTAGRLHIDNEMMDEVRRVKEATQPNEVLLVLDAMTGQDAVRVAEEFHRHLEVDGFILTKLDGDTRGGAAISIRAVVGKPIKFVGVGEKPDALDVFHPDRMAGRILGMGDVLTLIEKAQQTFDQKQVEELQRKLRQNQFDLNDFLMQMRQMQQMGPLDQLLKMIPGLGAQLKDVQIEPKELKRVEAIILSMTQEERANPHIINASRKRRIARGSGTTVHEVNELLSQFEEMRHMIRELNALQSGGGKGKRKIRLPFFG
- the rpsP gene encoding 30S ribosomal protein S16 produces the protein MAVRIRLKRMGAKKRPFYRLVVAPSTAPRDGRFIETIGYYNPLTDPATVQVDAEKALYWLEHGAQPTDTAKDILRRAGVLDALQQRKAQPAGSATASAES